The Nitrosopumilus sp. b3 sequence CCAGAAAGCCTTTCTTTATTTATTCCAGTGAACGAATTAGTCATCTTTTGATTGAACTTAAGAAACAAGATATGCATATGGCAATAGTTCTAAATGAGCAAGATCAACTGGTTGGAATCATAACCGTTGAAGATTTGTTGGAAGAAATTGTAGGCGACATTGTAGGCGAGGCAAAAAAACAATAAATTTATTTTTGAATTAATTGATTTAATACACAATTACTTAAATTCCTCAAATTAAGAAGTCCAATAATGGCTGAAAATACTCAAAAAGAAAAAAATGATGATTTTGAAGTATTTGAAAAAGTTAACCAAAGATATTTTGCAGAAATAGAACATTCAGTCCCACATTTTCAGCAAACATTATTTGATTTACAAAATGAGTGCTACAAGAATTGGAAGAATGCTATTAATGCAAATGTTGCATTGCAGAAAGAACTTTTAGGAAAATCAGGTTTTAATTTCACAATCCCAAAAATAACTCAGAAAATAATTGATAGTGTCGGTGAGGAGATTGTAAAATATCGTCTCGCGTCTATAAAAATTGCAATTTCATCAATAGAGTCTGTCACAAAAAATGTTAAAACATGGAATGACAATGCAAATGTCTTTGTTGATTTGAATCGAAAACTCATGCATAATTGGCTATCCCCATTCATTACAAAATCAGATACTCAAAAATAAAAAAACCCTCCATTGGTGTAATAGTTATAATACTCTCAGTTGCATATTTTATGGTATCATGAGTTTTTTGTGGCCGTTCTGAAATAACAAAAACAAAATAAAGTTTTTCAATATGAAATCTATACTAAAAAAATTCCTGTTTTATTTTTCTTCAGGCTCGTTAGCTTTGTCTCTTACCTTTTTGAGAATGCAAAATTTACTTAGACTTTTGAGAAATCCCATTACACTAGTCACAAATTAGTTCCTTATGTATGTTGAAAGTAAATAGAATTACTAGTTTTCATCTATTTTTTTATTGTATTCATCCACTTTTAGATTGTATTTCTCTATCTCTATATTTTCTTCATCTATACTACCTTCGAATAATTCGGGATTTTCTTTTTGCGCACGCTCCATTAATTTCTTAAATACGTCTGGATCATCTCTTTGAAGTTCTAAGAGTATCTTTCCAATGGATTCGTCTAGATTGCTCATGTTATAATTTGAATTATCCCGTATTTATTCTCAATTCAAATTTAGTCTACTGTTTGCCATTTACTGAATAATCGTATAACATTCTTGCTTCCTTCCATTGATACCATACAAAATTCCATGCCAGATCATCAATGGATTGTCTTTCCTCTTCTGTTAACTGCCTGTCTCTAAGATTGTAAATTATTTTATTTCTAATTGTTCCCAGCCTTAGTCCTAGCATTACACATTCTCTGTTATTATCTGGTAATTCTTTACCTCTGAAATTATTTGATTTTGAATCAAACACTTCAAAATGTTCTTTATGCCACTTGAATTTTGATTTTTCAAAAATTTCAATTATTAACTCTATTGTGTCATAATCTAATTTTTTCTTATCCAGTTTCTCTTTGATAATTTGTTCTGATTTCTCTTTTCTTTGCCTGCTAATTTTTTTCTCCAAATCCTTTAGATCTTTTATTATTTTTTCACCCATAAGTTCAACCTAATGTATTTCTAAAATTGTCTATTAATAACTCTAAAATGAAATTAAATAATTATTAATGAAATTACCTTTCTCTCAACATGCCTCTAGATAAAATTCCCGATACTGAGCAATACATGCCTTCTCATAAATCTACTATTTTACATGTTAAAGGAAAACCTGTTGCATGCATTATTGATAATGTTCCAGATGCTAAATCACGTTTTCATGAAATCTCTAAAAATGATGCATTACAGGCAAGCTTGATTGGATTTCTAAACAAACATGATGATTTAGGTCTGTTAATGGGATTCAAATTAAAGATTAAGACAGATAATGATTTTTTTGAATACACTGTATACCCCACGGAGGAGTTTATTGATACAGTGATTTTTGATGAATCTATTTTTATCATTAATGATAAATTAGAAAACCTTTTTTCTTTAAGAAAAATTATAACCGATCAATTCATCAAAACTAAAACAGAATTTGACAAGTTTCAAAAATTGATTCCTAAAAATCCTGAGAATTCATAATTTCAAAATATTCAATAAACAGATATTGTAATTTTTCTTATGTCAAATTTTTCACAAATGTTAAAGATTCGAGAGCCTGAATTACTAGATCGTGAAGATGGTCATTGGTACAAGACAAAATTTGATAAAATCTATCCATCCATCAGTACTATTTTGTCTGCAACATCTTCAGATGACAAGCAAAATAGTTTGAAATCTTGGCGAGAAAATGAGCCTGCACATGAATATATCACTGCTCAAGCACAAGATATTGGAACACAATCACACAAGATAATTGAAGACTATCTGGGTAATGTTTTATCATTAGAAGAATTTGACTTACTTCCAATTGCGCATTTTAATAATTTAAAACCATATTTAGAAAACATTTCTGATGTTGTATCTATTGAACAAAGAATGTATTCTGATAAATTAAAGGTGGCTGGGACTAGTGATTTAATTGCAAAATACAATGGTGAAATATCCATAATTGACTATAAGACAAAAAGAAAACCTCAGATGGACGAATACATGTATGAGTATTATTTACAAACTACCTGTTATGCTCAAATGTTTCATGAAGTAACAGGTCAGAAAATCAATCAAGTGGTCATTCTAGTTAGTAGTGAAAAAAACACACGTCAAGAATTCATAAAATCATGTGATGACTATATTGAACCAGTAAATGAAAGGATTGAAAAATACTATCTGAATAGTCTTAATTGACCATATTTGTCAAGATCGTAAAACAAAGGCTTCTATA is a genomic window containing:
- a CDS encoding PD-(D/E)XK nuclease family protein, which encodes MSNFSQMLKIREPELLDREDGHWYKTKFDKIYPSISTILSATSSDDKQNSLKSWRENEPAHEYITAQAQDIGTQSHKIIEDYLGNVLSLEEFDLLPIAHFNNLKPYLENISDVVSIEQRMYSDKLKVAGTSDLIAKYNGEISIIDYKTKRKPQMDEYMYEYYLQTTCYAQMFHEVTGQKINQVVILVSSEKNTRQEFIKSCDDYIEPVNERIEKYYLNSLN